aggggagggtaATGAGTTCTAAGCTTAGGTTTGCATCCTGAGTGTAGCACGATATGTGTTGTAGAAACAAATTCTCTGCCAGCTCCAGAGGATTGAACAGTCTGGTTCATGGTGTAGGAATAGTTTCAGCGGTGTATCTCCTGCTAGCTGGTGTGACCGAATCGAATTAAGGTGTGGAGTATCTCCCAAAGTGTTACACATAGATGTCAGCTGAAAATGCTGTAGATCATCGGGTAAATATATAAACAGTTTTTTCCTGCGCATTTTACAAAAATCAAGTCTCTGAGGCTGCAATATGAAGGTAAAAGGATTCAGAGGGTAAAGGAGTCTCGATGTGTATGCCACTTACATTTCCGGATGGGTCATTGAGATCACAGCTCACAGCTCACTGACTCAAGCCTCTTCGGGGCCTCTGGAGGAGTGTGGTCTGTTATTCGGCGTTCCTGCTTGTGAGCCGCCTGAGCAAGAGGATTTCATCTTTTTGGATTGACGTTTATCTGGTGAATGGAATGGAGAGCCTGGTTGAGGTTTCTCAAGGGGAGGCAGACTGAAATCTTggtacaatattattttattattattttcataagGTATTACAAGGGTTTTACCCTATACACAACAAATACATTTATGTGGAGACTGTCTGCATAAACTAATATAATACTTTACATCTTCTTACATATCCTCAATACATATCTTTTTCATACAGTCTTATATAAAGAAAactaaaaaaggaaaggaaaaagaaaaaggaaaaaaaaagggttgaataaagaaaaaaggaaaataggAGTGGGAAAAATTATAAAGGCTTTAATAATTAAGATCACTCCAATATGGCTAAACAGTGGTAGGGTTCCCTTTAACCCAGACTAGAAACTCAGCTGACTGTCTAAACTTGGACCAAACGGACCATGTTCGAGGGAACTGTTCTTCTCTCCCCACTTCCCGTGCCATCATACCTTCTAGATCTTTAGTAGAGTCCATTTCAATTGCCCATTCCCCCAGGGAAGGTACCGTTGTCGATTTCCAGTGTCGTGGGATAACTGCTCTGACTACAGCGAGGAAGTGTATAAGCACGTCCTCTTTTGCTGTCTTTAAGGATCCTGGAATCATGGTTAGGAGAGCCACCCTGGGTGATGCGTGGGTATTTATATCCACTAATTTTTCATATAGGTCAAAAATATGTTTCCAGAACCTTCTCACCGGGGGacactcccaccagatatggaACATATTTCCCTTTGACTTATGGCAACGCCAACAGATATCAGATATATCCTGGTTAATTTGATGCATAATAGACAGGCACCTGTACCATCTACTCATCAATTTATATGCCTTCTCTTGCGTTCTTGTAGCTATCGACCCCTTATGGGTCAAAATTAACGCTTTTTTTGCCATTCCGATAAGGTTGCAGGCTCTTGGAACTCTTTTTCCCATTTCCGTGTATACGGAGGGGGCTCTGAATGATTTGATAATAGAAGAATAGAATATATTACAGAGATTGAGTGTAATATAGGTTCTTCTTGCAAAAGCAAAGATTTGAATGCAGACTGAATTCTTGATACCACTCTGGAAGGTTCCCCTGACCCAGTTGAAGTGCTTGACAGAATTCCATGAGATCATCTGGTGTTCTCAGAGAGTGTTGTTTCCCATTGAAACTAACCATGAGGGCGAAGGGGAAGCGCCAGGTATAGCGGATGTCTTTCTCTCTTAACTTCTCCAGCAATGGTCTTAATGCTCTGCGGTTTCTTAGGGTAATCTGAGAAAGGTCATGAAATAACATAATTGTCTCACCGTTAAAGATGATCTGCTCGTTTTTGCGTGCCTTTCTCATGATATCTTCCTTCAGCGTGAAGCATTGCAAACAACAAATGATGTCCCTGGGCGGCATGTTATCCGGCCCCCTGGCTCTGAGTGCCCTGTGCGTTCTCACTAACTCAATGGCCCTGTCTTCAGGCCTCTCCTATAGTAATTAAGGCAAATTTAGCcaacaaacatgtacagtatgtccaTGAAGCATATATCAAGGCTATACAGCTTATATGTCAAATTTGTTCGGCAtttcttaaaatgtattttattgcctCAGATGTTTTGTCATGTGTATGCTTGATAGGACAAATGCTGTAAATCCATGTGCAGTCACCCTCCTGTAATTCTTTCCAAACTCCTTTACCACTGTATATCTTGCGGGATGATGGACAAGTATACCAGACCATATCAGAAGAATAAAATCCTGGCTGTCACATGCATACTCTTTACATGTTTCATTATGAGACACGGCTTCTTCAGCAGGATGTGTACATTTATCATGGCGAATAAACACTTCAGAGGGTTGTGTACATTTACCTGGGTACATGAACAtattaaataaacaaattatttttgatttattttgaatATAGGAGGTGGAAACAAAATAATTCATAACCCTCCCTCCCCTTTTTGGTTTCTTAGGAAAAAAGAACCCCACAATCCCGAAAGTGTAAGTGTTTATATGTCACCACACCCCTATTATCCCTTTTTGGTTTCTTTGGTTCCCTTTATATTTAATATTCATTGGCATCAGAATTGTTAAGTACCATTATAATTTATGATATTATAGTGAATGCAGTACATAGGTGCATTGGTAAATTTTTTTGATCTAGATgcttaataatatttaaaaaacaataacttttgttaatgcaataaaacaacaaaaacacttCTATTGGCCACTTATGTATTTTGCCATagttatataatatattatataataatttatttaaaatatatttattaatatttatatattttttaattttctttaggATCTACTGATTGTGCTCTTATCTTTCCCCATCCATCGTGGTACTGGGACAACCTTCTAAAAATCTGTGTCTTTATCTTTGCATTTATAATGCCTGTCCTTATCATCACCGTATGTTATGGAATGATGATCTTACGACTCAAGAGTGTCCGTATGCTGTCTGGCTCCAAAGAAAAGGATAGAAACCTCAGAAGAATCACCAGGATGGTGCTGGTTGTAGTGGCAGTGTTCATAGTCTGCTGGACTCCTATCCACATTTATGTGATAATTAAAGCTTTGATCAATATCCCACCTTCTCTCTTTCAGACAGTGACCTGGCATGTGTGCATTGCTCTAGGTTACACAAATAGCTGCCTTAATCCAGTCCTTTATGCTTTTTTGGATGAAAACTTTAAGCGGTGTTTCAGAGAATTTTGCATTCCAACAACTTCAACCATCGAGCAGCAAAACTCAACCCGTTTGCGTCACAATACCCGTGACCATGTGTCCACCGCCAACACAGTGGATAGGACTAACCATCAGGTATGACTAGCCGTGGAGATGTCATCTCTGGATTCAGGTGTTCCTGCGGGAGATGACATGACTTCAGAAGTTACACAGATAACTACAGGGCTTTAATTCACTGATGACTTTAGACGTCTAAGGTCTATGATTGTATTTATGTAGGGTCTATATGGTATCCAAGCACTTTTTAATAAAGGTTTGTCACTGCCCACAGTTGATATTTTCTCTGGCACAGCAACACTTGTATGTtgtattgaatatatatatatgattgtgTTACAAACGTAATTAACTCAATAGCATACAGGGTGACAtgattaacataaaaaaatgtatgtcataATAGAGATCAAACAgttgtatggattttttttataaacagagAAAggcttgcagaactacaaatcttgAGGATACATGGTTTAATTTATTCATCTTCTACAAGTCTATCTTTGGACAACAGTAAGTATCAAATATAACCTCTGATTAATCATTGTATAATTAAAATACTTTACTTTTCAAGGAGAAGTAATCTATCACGTACACAAATAAGTAAATATTAGTGTGTTTTAATTAACAAGTAATTTGAAAGTATATAAAAATTACCAAAATAAACAGCCATACTGataaaacaagcaaaaaataGGACAACGCTTATTTTTTAACTACAGGTACTGTTTTGCCCAGAGAGCCTAAATAATTACTAAACCCAACAGCCAATAAATTAATAAAGAATGCTGCTTAAAAGTACTTGGATGTGTAGCTgcatttttcaaaacattttagtaaataaataaaatacctgttgatttttTTAGAAATGCAGTAACCAAGGTTATATTCCTTCTGATACTAATTCTATCACCCTTGATCTAATGGAGATGAAGTGAGGATGATAGGTTTGATTTCCAGCCTAGATGGCAACTTTGgtttcctccatagatacagtgtgaTAAGGTGTGATCATAGTCAGCTAGGGATAGGAAGTGTTTTATTCTCAATTTTACCAGgtacaaattaaaacaaaaaaaacaaaaaaagtaaactaGTGTAGTCACCACATCTAAGTTTGTGGAATCAATAATAGCAATGCGGCTTCAAACTTGCCTCTTTCCCTATATGTTGATCTTTCATCA
The sequence above is drawn from the Rana temporaria chromosome 4, aRanTem1.1, whole genome shotgun sequence genome and encodes:
- the OPRM1 gene encoding mu-type opioid receptor — protein: MIADNLLIILNVKLPFYLMLHSRYTKMKTATNIYIFNLALADALATSTLPFQSVNYLMGTWPFGNIVCKIVISIDYYNMFTSIFTLTTMSVDRYIAVCHPVKALDFRTPRNAKIVNVCNWILSSAIGLPVMFMATTKHDRGSTDCALIFPHPSWYWDNLLKICVFIFAFIMPVLIITVCYGMMILRLKSVRMLSGSKEKDRNLRRITRMVLVVVAVFIVCWTPIHIYVIIKALINIPPSLFQTVTWHVCIALGYTNSCLNPVLYAFLDENFKRCFREFCIPTTSTIEQQNSTRLRHNTRDHVSTANTVDRTNHQV